From Synoicihabitans lomoniglobus, the proteins below share one genomic window:
- a CDS encoding TonB-dependent receptor, which yields MPVRPRLSLCLLPFLTHLLAAQVLDPLVVTATRAPRPLSELPVAVDVFTSADLAASPALSIDDALKSSAAFSLFRRQGSLAANPTTQGVSLRNLGPNGAGRTLVLVDGVPLNDPFGGWVAWTKAPRLSLTAAEIVRGGGSSTWGSAALGGTVQLFGPASAGPDASMTRIQFEAGEYGTVGGELAHTTVNGANAFTLNARALHSDGYRRAAPASSGPVDRSTDLDLGVVQLGWTHTTEQGTRGTVTARLFREERGNGTPLQRNRTEEALVSAHVTGRRDLLGRPADWTATAYAQTQEFSNRFTSVADDRASEIAVLDQYAVPADAAGAATTATWSDRDQSTTVGADARWVSGETRENYFRSGDDFIRNRRAGGEQTIAGVFVHHDRVLATDWRGSLAARVDAWQLGDGHRIETDRTNGAIVRSDTLPDRDGVEFSPRAGLVWQATSAWRFHGAVYSAFRVPTLNELYRPFRIGSDITEANPELAPESLRGIEVGTTWATTTSSLRLNLFANELEDAVSNVTLGTGPGVVPGVGFVPAGGLGRRRENLEQVDVRGVEITGTWRPDPALSLRFDYLFSDARNAATDRWLPQVPEHTVVMGAGWVLAPDWTLNVQGRYLSAAFEDDENSLVLNAVTTIDLRIAKRLGEGREVFLAVENVFDEDVITRRDSSGRIELGTPRFSRVGLTWQW from the coding sequence ATGCCTGTGCGCCCTCGCCTCTCTCTCTGTCTCCTCCCGTTCCTGACCCACCTGCTTGCCGCGCAGGTGCTAGATCCGCTCGTGGTCACCGCCACGCGCGCGCCGCGTCCGTTGTCGGAACTGCCGGTAGCCGTCGACGTCTTCACGTCGGCCGATCTCGCCGCATCACCGGCGCTCAGCATCGACGATGCTCTCAAAAGCTCGGCCGCGTTCAGTCTTTTCCGCCGCCAAGGGAGCCTCGCGGCCAACCCCACCACCCAGGGCGTTTCACTGCGCAACCTCGGCCCCAACGGGGCCGGTCGCACGCTCGTGCTGGTCGACGGCGTGCCGCTCAACGATCCGTTCGGCGGTTGGGTCGCGTGGACCAAAGCACCGCGCCTCAGCCTTACCGCCGCCGAGATCGTGCGCGGCGGCGGTTCCAGCACCTGGGGCAGCGCCGCGCTCGGCGGCACCGTGCAACTCTTCGGTCCGGCCAGCGCCGGCCCCGACGCATCCATGACCCGGATACAGTTCGAGGCGGGTGAATACGGCACCGTCGGGGGCGAACTCGCTCACACCACCGTCAACGGCGCGAACGCGTTTACCCTCAATGCCCGCGCGCTTCACAGCGATGGTTACCGACGCGCTGCCCCCGCGTCATCGGGACCGGTCGATCGCTCCACCGATCTCGATCTGGGTGTGGTGCAACTCGGCTGGACGCACACGACCGAGCAAGGCACGCGCGGCACCGTGACCGCCCGCCTGTTTCGCGAAGAGCGCGGTAACGGCACGCCTTTGCAACGCAACCGCACCGAAGAGGCGCTCGTCTCCGCCCATGTCACCGGTCGCCGCGATTTGCTTGGCCGCCCGGCGGATTGGACGGCCACCGCCTATGCGCAAACGCAGGAATTTTCCAATCGCTTCACCTCCGTCGCCGACGACCGCGCCAGCGAAATCGCCGTGCTCGACCAATACGCCGTGCCTGCCGATGCCGCCGGTGCCGCCACCACCGCCACGTGGTCCGATCGCGATCAATCCACCACCGTCGGGGCCGATGCCCGTTGGGTGAGCGGGGAGACCCGGGAAAACTACTTCCGCTCCGGGGACGACTTCATCCGCAACCGTCGCGCCGGTGGGGAACAGACCATCGCGGGCGTGTTCGTGCATCATGACCGCGTGCTCGCGACTGACTGGCGGGGCAGCCTCGCCGCCCGCGTCGACGCGTGGCAGCTCGGCGACGGTCACCGGATCGAGACCGACCGCACCAACGGCGCCATCGTGCGCAGCGACACGTTGCCCGATCGCGACGGCGTGGAATTCAGCCCGCGCGCCGGGTTGGTGTGGCAAGCCACCTCCGCCTGGCGTTTTCACGGCGCTGTTTATTCCGCGTTTCGCGTGCCGACGCTCAACGAACTCTACCGCCCATTTCGTATCGGCAGTGACATTACAGAGGCCAATCCCGAACTCGCGCCGGAATCCCTGCGCGGCATCGAGGTCGGCACCACCTGGGCCACGACCACGTCTTCCCTGCGACTTAACCTGTTTGCCAACGAGCTCGAAGACGCGGTGTCCAACGTGACCCTCGGCACCGGACCCGGCGTGGTTCCGGGCGTCGGATTTGTGCCGGCGGGCGGTCTCGGTCGGCGGCGCGAAAACCTCGAACAGGTCGATGTGCGCGGCGTGGAAATCACCGGCACATGGCGACCGGACCCGGCGCTCAGCCTGCGTTTTGACTATCTCTTCAGTGACGCCAGAAACGCCGCCACCGATCGCTGGCTGCCGCAGGTTCCCGAACACACTGTCGTGATGGGTGCCGGCTGGGTGCTGGCTCCGGATTGGACGCTGAACGTGCAAGGCCGTTACCTGTCCGCCGCGTTCGAAGACGACGAGAACTCACTCGTGCTCAATGCCGTCACAACAATCGATCTGCGCATCGCCAAACGCCTCGGCGAGGGTCGCGAAGTCTTCCTCGCGGTGGAAAATGTCTTCGATGAAGACGTGATCACGCGTCGGGACAGCAGTGGCCGAATCGAGCTCGGCACGCCCCGCTTCAGTCGCGTCGGCCTGACGTGGCAGTGGTAA
- a CDS encoding alpha/beta hydrolase: protein MIKTTHRDVFTALAANVKRWLQRRVVRVVVVGLMRWLFLSFGLLLLAFALLTVVRAWNTTVWKMAIIAGEYGHYFGLLGIVVICGIVAHATVMESGGGKLHWWLSGGAVVTTLAATVLLFSPSVLAAMIGQRLPAKLAAAFGGRPARSQVVDFGEMFWRRPAVIEVPSTSHVFAHTGTADALALEFYRPRDPAARNFPCVVVVHGGGWDSGDNTQLAEFNHWLAGQGYGVAAISYRLAPAHPWPAQREDTLAAIDWLKTHASELGLDPTRLVLMGRSAGAQIASAVAYGVPDPAVRGVIGLYGVYDMAFVWSISREDDVLNSVKLMNQYLGGEPTATNQAAYDSASAQGLVDPRQTPPTLLMHGTIDTLCWVKHSQRLSARLQEAGVPQALIELPWAVHAFDYNLHGPGGQLTTYAVASFLAAAVGGENQLDR from the coding sequence TTGATCAAGACGACGCACCGGGACGTTTTCACCGCTCTCGCCGCGAATGTGAAGCGCTGGTTGCAACGGCGGGTGGTTCGCGTCGTAGTGGTGGGGTTGATGCGTTGGCTTTTTCTCAGCTTCGGATTGCTGCTGCTCGCCTTTGCGTTGCTCACCGTGGTGCGGGCATGGAACACCACGGTTTGGAAAATGGCGATCATCGCCGGGGAATACGGCCACTATTTCGGGTTGTTGGGCATTGTGGTGATATGCGGCATTGTCGCCCATGCGACGGTGATGGAATCTGGCGGAGGCAAGCTCCATTGGTGGTTGTCCGGTGGTGCGGTGGTGACGACTCTGGCGGCGACGGTGCTGTTGTTTTCTCCGTCGGTTTTGGCGGCGATGATCGGGCAGCGACTTCCCGCCAAACTCGCGGCGGCGTTCGGTGGTCGGCCCGCACGCTCCCAGGTGGTGGATTTCGGCGAAATGTTTTGGCGGCGTCCCGCCGTGATCGAGGTGCCGTCTACGTCGCACGTGTTTGCCCATACCGGCACGGCCGATGCGTTGGCTTTGGAGTTTTACCGTCCGCGCGATCCCGCGGCACGTAATTTCCCCTGTGTGGTGGTCGTGCACGGCGGGGGTTGGGACAGCGGCGACAATACCCAGCTGGCGGAGTTCAACCACTGGTTGGCGGGGCAGGGCTACGGCGTGGCGGCGATCAGTTATCGCCTCGCTCCGGCGCACCCGTGGCCGGCGCAGCGGGAGGACACGTTGGCGGCGATCGATTGGCTGAAAACCCATGCGTCTGAACTCGGCCTCGATCCTACACGGCTCGTGCTCATGGGGCGCTCAGCGGGGGCGCAGATCGCGAGCGCGGTGGCTTACGGGGTGCCGGACCCGGCGGTGCGGGGAGTGATCGGGTTGTATGGTGTCTATGACATGGCGTTCGTGTGGTCGATCTCCCGGGAGGACGACGTGCTCAATTCGGTGAAATTGATGAACCAATACCTCGGTGGCGAACCCACCGCGACCAATCAGGCGGCCTACGACAGCGCCAGCGCCCAAGGTCTGGTCGATCCGCGCCAGACCCCGCCGACGCTGCTCATGCACGGCACGATCGACACCCTCTGTTGGGTCAAACACAGCCAACGCCTCTCCGCCCGCCTCCAGGAGGCAGGCGTGCCGCAAGCTCTGATCGAGCTGCCCTGGGCCGTGCACGCGTTCGATTACAATCTCCATGGACCCGGCGGCCAACTCACCACCTACGCCGTTGCATCGTTCCTCGCCGCCGCCGTCGGCGGTGAGAACCAACTGGATCGGTAA
- a CDS encoding YhbY family RNA-binding protein produces the protein MQTAPLLGMTTPDLTGADRRALRGEGQTLEATVTVGREGVTATNTRELCAQLGRRGLIKVRANMTDRKAREALFAELAEASDSTLVSTVGRTALYYRPLPETAQA, from the coding sequence ATGCAAACGGCTCCGCTGCTGGGCATGACCACTCCCGATCTCACCGGAGCCGACCGCCGCGCCCTGCGCGGTGAAGGCCAAACACTCGAAGCGACGGTAACCGTCGGTCGCGAGGGAGTGACCGCCACGAACACGCGCGAACTCTGCGCCCAACTCGGCCGCCGCGGCCTGATCAAAGTCCGCGCCAACATGACCGACCGCAAGGCGCGCGAAGCGCTGTTCGCGGAGTTGGCGGAAGCCAGCGACAGCACCCTCGTGAGCACGGTCGGTCGCACCGCTCTTTACTACCGCCCGCTGCCCGAAACGGCACAGGCTTAG
- a CDS encoding RNA polymerase sigma factor codes for MDDSSDHELMLAVRAGELARLGDLFERHHQPLYGFLARLTCSRDTAEDLVQIVFQRILKYRHTYRDEGKFTAWLYHLARRVAADHFRRHARVPTPTDPADFFDLSDDSAPAADEQTAQRDELALMNTALANLPRDQRELLVLHRFQHLRHEEIGRLLNISAGTAKVRVHRALGALRDAFFKLRHRPPLSA; via the coding sequence ATGGACGATTCCAGCGATCATGAGCTGATGCTCGCCGTGCGAGCCGGAGAGCTCGCCCGCCTCGGCGATTTATTCGAGCGGCACCACCAGCCCCTCTACGGGTTCCTTGCCCGCCTCACGTGCTCCCGCGATACCGCCGAGGATCTCGTCCAAATCGTCTTTCAACGCATCCTCAAATATCGACATACCTACCGCGACGAAGGGAAGTTCACCGCGTGGCTCTACCATCTCGCCCGCCGGGTCGCCGCCGACCATTTCCGGCGCCACGCCCGCGTGCCGACCCCCACCGATCCGGCGGACTTCTTCGACCTGTCCGACGATTCCGCTCCCGCCGCCGACGAACAAACCGCGCAGCGCGACGAACTCGCGCTCATGAATACGGCCCTCGCCAATCTGCCGCGCGATCAACGGGAGCTGCTCGTCCTGCACCGTTTCCAGCACCTCCGTCACGAAGAAATCGGTCGTCTGCTCAACATCTCCGCCGGCACCGCCAAAGTCCGTGTCCACCGCGCCCTCGGCGCCCTGCGCGATGCGTTCTTCAAACTCCGCCACCGCCCGCCGCTCTCCGCCTGA
- a CDS encoding HEAT repeat domain-containing protein, with protein sequence MNCQRIQESFIDYQAGILPAHETANVREHLKTCLTCQREWADLQQTLLTLDKLPEPEPSPRLRANFYAMLDEAQADVDAPSPFALARSRIDSFFAALLPSRPALQFALTVAVLFAGVFLGMRLLPSPEPTIITQPDPATQQELADLRERVDSMDRLVSTQLLTQPANDRLQSVIAAFNENDSNDRTLAKLLNTLAFDPSVNVRLTALEALYAHVDRDPVRAGVINALGREPSPLVQVAMIDFVVASRDPQAGPALNRLKSDPGTVDVVREAARLAIAQL encoded by the coding sequence ATGAACTGCCAACGCATTCAGGAATCCTTCATCGACTATCAAGCCGGTATTCTGCCCGCTCACGAGACCGCCAACGTCCGCGAGCACCTCAAGACCTGCCTCACCTGCCAACGCGAGTGGGCCGATCTGCAACAAACCCTGCTCACCCTCGACAAGCTGCCCGAGCCCGAGCCGTCCCCTCGCCTGCGCGCCAACTTCTATGCGATGCTCGATGAGGCCCAAGCCGACGTCGACGCTCCCAGTCCCTTCGCCCTCGCCCGCAGCCGGATCGACAGTTTTTTCGCCGCGCTGCTGCCCAGCCGTCCGGCCCTGCAGTTTGCGCTCACCGTTGCCGTGCTCTTCGCCGGGGTTTTCCTCGGCATGCGCCTGCTGCCGTCGCCCGAACCCACCATCATCACCCAACCCGATCCCGCCACTCAGCAGGAGCTCGCAGACTTGCGTGAGCGGGTCGACTCCATGGACCGCCTCGTCAGCACGCAGCTGCTCACCCAACCGGCCAATGACCGCCTGCAAAGCGTGATCGCCGCGTTCAACGAAAACGACTCCAACGACCGCACCCTCGCGAAGTTGCTCAACACCCTCGCGTTCGACCCGAGCGTCAACGTGCGACTCACCGCCCTCGAAGCCCTCTACGCCCACGTCGATCGCGATCCCGTGCGCGCCGGTGTCATCAACGCCCTGGGCCGCGAACCGTCGCCGCTCGTGCAGGTCGCCATGATTGATTTCGTCGTCGCCTCGCGCGATCCCCAAGCCGGTCCGGCCCTCAATCGCCTCAAAAGTGATCCCGGCACCGTCGACGTCGTGCGCGAAGCCGCCCGCCTGGCCATCGCCCAGCTGTGA
- a CDS encoding energy transducer TonB — translation MTTQLLTVTPAVVRATPRQTPAASVPRPAWNVPPSSSPETRYDPGPGAWHYETGKLAPKIPWIALLISGSLHGLAIFGFNDKPVAEEAVVFDEELAVVFLEMPPIEELDKPEEIFDGDAVEQEELDPGAFVPMQSDVPSIVTNATFVQQLDFQSLLPKPDFDAAKVVSIPSRIARGGVSAKNIKDLFDLKDLDRVPVPLMQQPPVFPSHLKDDVKYAEVVVDFIVDAKGKVPWAKIYSSSHSGFEDAAILGVSRWQFRPGMKGGKQVATRMRVPVQFRIVDD, via the coding sequence ATGACAACACAGCTCCTTACCGTTACGCCGGCGGTCGTGCGAGCTACTCCCCGCCAAACCCCCGCCGCATCCGTTCCCCGCCCCGCGTGGAATGTTCCCCCCTCCTCCTCCCCCGAAACGCGCTACGACCCCGGTCCCGGGGCCTGGCACTATGAGACCGGCAAACTGGCACCCAAAATCCCTTGGATCGCACTGCTGATTTCGGGCTCGCTGCATGGCCTCGCGATTTTCGGATTCAACGACAAACCGGTGGCCGAAGAGGCCGTCGTTTTCGACGAAGAACTGGCCGTGGTGTTCCTGGAAATGCCGCCGATTGAAGAACTCGACAAGCCCGAGGAAATCTTCGATGGCGATGCCGTGGAACAGGAAGAACTCGACCCCGGGGCCTTCGTGCCGATGCAGTCGGACGTTCCCTCCATTGTAACCAACGCGACCTTCGTCCAACAGCTGGACTTCCAGTCGCTCCTGCCCAAACCCGACTTCGACGCGGCCAAGGTCGTATCGATCCCATCCCGCATCGCTCGCGGTGGGGTGAGTGCCAAGAACATTAAAGACCTCTTCGATCTCAAGGATCTCGACCGGGTGCCGGTCCCGCTGATGCAACAGCCTCCGGTATTCCCCAGTCACCTCAAGGATGACGTCAAATACGCCGAAGTGGTCGTCGACTTCATCGTCGATGCGAAAGGCAAGGTGCCTTGGGCCAAGATCTATTCATCATCACATTCAGGATTCGAGGATGCGGCGATCCTCGGTGTGTCTCGCTGGCAATTCCGGCCCGGGATGAAAGGCGGCAAGCAGGTTGCGACCCGCATGCGTGTCCCGGTCCAGTTCCGGATAGTGGACGACTAA
- a CDS encoding DUF4097 family beta strand repeat-containing protein, whose protein sequence is MKHYRLLSVLTACLAIAGAARAAESSVKFSNPAKPGTLSVRIAHGELRVQGADVDQVTVKTDARASSKGTPRSDGLRVISSSTSFALEESDNHIVLEYGLENWSEAAEFEITVPHNTHLNLEVSFGGEITVTDIGGDVTIKGLNGEVDLKNLSGGAIVESMNGEIEASFTAVHPNRPLSFTSMNGEIELHLPADAAANVRFRSQNGSIMTDFDEDVLITTTTSGRTFAPDTGEEFAEMAREVAREAAEVAREIAEEVRVAVKEARKVSVDVDVQAPRAPRAPRAPRPPSIPAMAGGKVISGTLNGGGVDLQVATMNGDIIVRKND, encoded by the coding sequence ATGAAACATTATCGACTCTTGTCCGTTTTGACCGCGTGCCTCGCGATCGCTGGCGCTGCCCGCGCCGCCGAGTCCTCGGTCAAATTCTCCAACCCGGCCAAACCCGGCACCCTCTCCGTGCGCATCGCCCACGGCGAACTGCGCGTCCAAGGCGCCGACGTCGACCAGGTCACGGTCAAAACCGATGCCCGCGCCAGCAGCAAAGGCACCCCGCGCTCCGATGGGCTGCGCGTCATCAGCTCCAGCACGTCGTTCGCCCTCGAAGAGAGCGACAACCACATCGTGCTCGAATACGGCCTGGAAAACTGGAGCGAAGCCGCCGAATTCGAAATCACCGTGCCGCACAACACCCACCTCAACCTCGAGGTGAGCTTCGGCGGCGAAATCACCGTGACCGATATCGGCGGTGACGTCACCATCAAGGGCCTCAACGGCGAGGTAGACCTGAAAAACCTCAGCGGCGGCGCCATTGTCGAATCCATGAACGGCGAAATCGAAGCTTCGTTCACCGCCGTGCATCCCAATCGCCCGCTCTCCTTCACTTCCATGAACGGCGAAATCGAACTGCACCTGCCCGCCGATGCCGCCGCCAACGTGCGCTTTCGCTCCCAAAACGGCTCCATCATGACCGACTTTGACGAGGACGTGCTCATCACCACCACGACCTCGGGCCGCACGTTTGCTCCCGACACCGGGGAAGAGTTTGCCGAGATGGCTCGCGAGGTCGCTCGCGAAGCCGCCGAGGTCGCCCGCGAAATCGCCGAGGAAGTGCGCGTCGCCGTCAAGGAAGCCCGCAAGGTCAGCGTCGATGTCGATGTGCAGGCCCCCCGCGCTCCCCGGGCTCCGCGCGCCCCACGCCCGCCGAGCATCCCCGCCATGGCCGGCGGCAAGGTCATCAGCGGCACGCTCAACGGCGGTGGCGTCGACCTCCAGGTCGCCACCATGAACGGCGACATCATCGTCCGCAAAAACGACTGA
- the rsgA gene encoding ribosome small subunit-dependent GTPase A, whose protein sequence is MSNLLTDFGWNDQWAAAFAPHAAAGYAPARVVCELRRKFYAVQDETKEWLGECRGGFFHRHAQTSDFPAVGDWVAISHRSDDDRVDIHAVLPRRTKFSRRAAGEEQIEQVVAANIDAVLLVSGLDRNYNPARIQRFLVAARESGAEPVIVLNKCDVHPDPAAVQREVQALVPGVRVLLTSTVRRQGLKPLRELARPGVTLALLGSSGVGKSTLANALSNDDFLPTGEVREKDSKGRHTTTRRELVRAPGGALLIDTPGLRELQLWDVEDGVAEAFADIVELARQCRFTDCRHQNEPGCAVRTALESGALAAERYAHYVKLTQEHNLKPVARKTARTVANQPGWRKKAFEPKRGGRRITSDD, encoded by the coding sequence ATGTCTAACCTGCTGACCGACTTCGGATGGAACGACCAATGGGCGGCGGCTTTTGCGCCGCACGCGGCGGCTGGCTACGCCCCCGCCCGGGTGGTGTGCGAGCTTCGGCGCAAGTTTTACGCGGTGCAGGACGAAACCAAGGAGTGGCTCGGGGAATGTCGCGGCGGCTTCTTTCATCGGCACGCTCAGACCAGTGACTTTCCCGCCGTGGGCGACTGGGTGGCGATCAGCCACCGCAGCGATGACGACCGGGTCGATATCCATGCGGTCTTGCCGCGCCGCACCAAGTTTTCCCGCCGCGCCGCCGGCGAAGAACAGATCGAACAAGTCGTCGCCGCCAACATCGACGCGGTGCTGCTGGTGAGCGGTCTCGATCGCAACTACAACCCGGCTCGCATCCAACGCTTCCTCGTCGCCGCGCGCGAAAGTGGCGCCGAGCCCGTGATCGTGCTCAACAAGTGCGACGTGCATCCCGACCCCGCAGCCGTGCAACGCGAGGTGCAGGCGCTCGTGCCGGGCGTGCGTGTGCTGCTCACCAGCACGGTGCGGCGCCAAGGCCTGAAACCGTTGCGCGAACTCGCCCGGCCCGGCGTGACCCTGGCCCTGCTGGGTTCGTCGGGCGTGGGTAAATCGACGTTGGCCAACGCGCTCAGCAACGACGACTTTTTGCCCACGGGCGAGGTGCGCGAAAAGGACAGCAAGGGTCGCCACACGACCACGCGCCGCGAACTGGTGCGGGCTCCCGGTGGCGCGCTGTTGATCGACACCCCCGGGCTGCGCGAGTTGCAACTGTGGGACGTGGAGGACGGCGTGGCGGAAGCCTTTGCCGACATCGTCGAGCTCGCCCGCCAGTGCCGTTTCACCGACTGCCGACACCAAAACGAACCCGGATGCGCCGTCCGCACCGCGCTCGAAAGCGGCGCGTTAGCCGCCGAGCGCTACGCCCACTACGTGAAGCTCACCCAGGAACATAACCTCAAACCGGTCGCACGGAAAACCGCGCGCACCGTCGCCAACCAACCGGGCTGGCGCAAAAAAGCCTTCGAGCCCAAACGCGGCGGCCGCCGGATCACCTCGGACGATTGA
- a CDS encoding YqjF family protein: MTLSPPNLDQRLAARDRPASSPVMYQRWQDLLFLHWRWDPAAIQATLPAGLTVDTFEGDAWVGIVPFWMRAVRPRFLPPLPGLSWFQELNLRTYVHDARGRPGVWFYALDCNQPLAVILARSLFGLNYVHARQTGCLPTSHRPAEFHSLRRATGGVSHFRYESVGATRTAAPGSLEFFLVERYRLFAQRRGRLWSGRVWHPPYAISAVDVDQAETALWVDHGFPSPDRPADHAVMSSGVNVSVYPLQPV; this comes from the coding sequence ATGACGTTGTCACCGCCCAACCTCGACCAACGTCTCGCGGCGCGCGACCGGCCCGCGAGCAGCCCGGTGATGTATCAGCGCTGGCAGGACCTGCTTTTTCTGCACTGGCGTTGGGACCCGGCCGCAATCCAGGCCACGTTGCCCGCCGGCCTGACCGTCGACACTTTCGAGGGCGACGCGTGGGTCGGAATCGTGCCATTTTGGATGCGGGCCGTGCGGCCGCGGTTCCTGCCGCCGCTGCCGGGCTTGTCCTGGTTTCAGGAACTCAATCTCCGCACCTACGTGCACGACGCCCGGGGCCGGCCCGGGGTTTGGTTCTACGCGCTCGATTGCAATCAGCCGCTCGCCGTCATCCTCGCCCGCAGCCTGTTCGGCCTCAACTACGTGCACGCCCGCCAAACCGGATGCCTCCCCACTTCCCACCGTCCGGCCGAGTTTCACTCCCTGCGACGCGCGACCGGAGGCGTCAGTCATTTTCGCTACGAATCCGTCGGCGCCACTCGCACGGCCGCTCCGGGCTCGTTGGAGTTTTTCCTCGTGGAGCGGTATCGCTTGTTCGCGCAACGCCGGGGCCGGCTCTGGTCCGGCCGGGTGTGGCATCCCCCCTACGCGATCTCGGCCGTTGACGTCGACCAAGCCGAAACCGCGCTCTGGGTTGACCACGGGTTTCCTTCGCCGGATCGTCCCGCTGATCACGCCGTGATGTCATCCGGCGTGAACGTCTCGGTCTACCCTCTGCAACCTGTCTGA
- a CDS encoding pseudouridine synthase, with protein MRRLDQLLANLGYCSRRDARHWVSDGRITVNGAPAKNTSTKVNPSTVLIDGEPPDHPDGLLLLLHKPLGLVCSHEARDGPLIYELLPDRWRARNPVVTTVGRLDKETSGLILLTDQSQLVHRLTSPKHKVDKVYRATVDRDLDPGLIERFAAGTLQLEGEKAPCAPAGLVIRDARTAEITLVEGKYHQVRRMFAAEGWHVETLHRERFGDLTLAGIDPGTWRELPLDQFDP; from the coding sequence GTGCGTCGTCTTGATCAACTCCTCGCCAACCTCGGTTACTGCTCCCGCCGCGATGCGCGGCATTGGGTTTCCGACGGTCGCATCACCGTGAACGGAGCTCCCGCCAAAAACACCAGCACCAAGGTCAACCCGTCCACCGTGCTCATCGACGGCGAACCGCCCGATCATCCCGACGGACTCCTGCTGTTGCTGCACAAACCCCTGGGTCTCGTCTGCTCCCACGAGGCGCGCGACGGGCCGCTCATCTACGAACTGCTCCCCGATCGCTGGCGTGCGCGCAACCCCGTGGTCACCACCGTCGGTCGCCTCGACAAGGAAACCAGCGGGCTGATTCTGCTCACCGACCAATCGCAACTCGTGCACCGCCTCACCTCGCCCAAGCACAAGGTCGACAAAGTCTATCGCGCCACCGTCGACCGCGATCTCGACCCCGGGCTGATCGAGCGCTTCGCCGCCGGCACGCTGCAACTCGAGGGCGAAAAAGCGCCGTGCGCCCCGGCTGGTCTGGTCATCCGCGATGCTCGCACGGCGGAGATTACGTTGGTCGAAGGCAAATACCACCAGGTGCGCCGCATGTTTGCCGCCGAGGGCTGGCACGTGGAAACGCTCCACCGTGAGCGCTTCGGCGACCTGACGCTCGCAGGCATCGACCCCGGCACGTGGCGCGAACTGCCGCTCGACCAATTCGACCCATGA